The Sphingomonas carotinifaciens genomic sequence AGCGCGATCCGCGCATTGGGGCAGCCGGGCAAGGCGTGCGGCAGGACGGTGGCGACGGTGGCGGTGGCTTCAGTCATGGCACGACTCCGTGGTGTGGAGGACACCGTCGCGCGTGCGTTATTGCAAGTCAATAGCAACTGATCGTCAGTCGGGCGGTTGGTCGTTTGCGGCGAGCACTTCACCGGCCAGATAGAGGGAGCCGGCGATAAGCGTGGTCACCGGCGTTCCGAAATGAATGGCGATCCGGTCGAGGGCTATCGCCGGATTGGGGGCTGTCTCCGCGCTCAGCCCCAACATCTGGGCCTGCGCGACCAGATCGGCCGGCGGATGGTGGTCATGGTCGGGCACCGGGATGGCCACGACATGCTGAACCTCGCCACCCAGGGTGGCGAGAACCGGGCCTGCATCCTTGTTGGCGAGCATGCCGATGACGAGCGCGGTCGGGCGACCTTCCCGACGCTGGCGCAGCGCACGAGCGACGGGAAGCGCGGCGGATGGGTTATGCGCACCGTCCAGCCAGCAGGCGGAGCCGAGCGGCAGGCGGGCGGTCAGCGGCCCATGCTCCAGCCGCTGCATGCGCGCCGGCCAATGCGCCCAGTCGGCGGCGGCGCGCATGGCGGCCTCGGGGATGTTGAGGGCGCCCTGGTGGCGCAGCATGGCGAGGGCGAGGGCGTAGTTGCGGGATTGGTGGGGGCCGGCGAGGCGCGGTCTGTTGGCGACGAGCGAGAAGCCGGGTTCGGTGTAGCGCACGGTGGTGCGGGCAGACTGGCTGGTCCAGGCGCGGCGGCGGGCGGCGACGGGGGCGCCGACGGATGTGGCGACATCGGCGACAATGCGGCGGATGGGGGCGGGATAGTCCATGGTGACGAGTGGAACGCCCGCCTTGGCAATGCCGGCCTTTTCGGCGGCGATCTGTTCGAGGCTGTCGCCCAGAAACGCCTGGTGGTCGAGGCCGAGTGCGGCGATGCCGCAAACGGCGGGTGCGGGAATGACGTTGGTCGCGTCGAGCCGGCCGCCGAGCCCGACCTCGACGATCGTCGCGGCGGCCGGGGTGCGCGCAAAGGCGAGAAAGGCGGCGGCCGTCGTCACCTCGAAGAAGCTGGCGCCGATGCCGTCGGCGTGATCCAGAACCTCGGCAAGCAGGGCCGCGAGCGCCTCGTCCTCGATCAGGCGGCCGGCGAGGCGGATGCGTTCGTTGAAGCGGACGAGGTGCGGGCTGGCATAGACATGGACGCTATACCCCGCCGCCTCGATCGCCGAGCGCAGGAAGGCGCAGGTCGACCCCTTGCCGTTGGTGCCCGCCACATGGAAGACGGGCGGCATGTGGTGGTGCGGATCGCCCAGCCGCGAGAGCAGCCGGGTGATCCGGTCCAGCCCCAATATGTCCGCGCCGGGCGACAGCGACCAGAGGCGGTCGAGCTGTTCCTGCACGGCGGGATCGGTGGAGCGGGCATGGTCGGCCATGGGGCCCTCTGGTCAGGCGGCCCGGGCGGCGGGCGCGAGATAGCCGATCACGGTTGCGAGCTGCTGGCGCAGGTCGCGGCGGTGGACGACCATGTCGATCAGGCCGTGGTCGAGATAATATTCCGAGGTCTGGAAATCATCGGGCAGCTTCTCGCGGATCGTGTTTTCGATGACGCGGCGGCCGGTAAAGGCGAGCGTCGCCTTGGGCTCGGCGATCTGGATGTCGCCCAGCATCGCATAGGCCGCCATCACGCCGCCCGAGGTGGGATCGGTCAGCACGACGATATAGGGCAGGCCGGCATCGTGCAGCATCTGGATGGCGACGGTGGTGCGCGGCATCTGCATCAGGCTGAGAATGCCCTCCTGCATGCGCGCACCGCCCGAGGCGGTGAAGATGACATAGGGGCAGGCATCGGCGATCGCCGCCTCGACCCCGCGGACGAATGCCTCGCCCACGGCCAGGCCCATCGATCCGCCCATAAAGGCGAAGTCCTGTACGCCGACCACGGCCTTGTGGCCGTCGATCGTGCCGCGGGCATTGACCAGCGCATCGGCCTCCTGCGCGCCCGTGCGCGCGGTCTTCAGGCGATCGGTATAGCGCTTGGTGTCGCGGAACTTGAGCGGATCCTCGGGCACCTTGGGCGCGGGAAGCTCGTTGCAGCTTCCCTCGTCGAAGATGTGCTGGAAGCGCGCCTTGGGACCGATGCGTTCATGGTGATCGCATTTGGGGCAGACGTGGAGATTGTCCTCCAGCTCCTTGGTGAAGATCATCTGCCCGCACCCCTTGCACTTGTGCCAGAGATTGTCGGGCGTTTCCCGCTTGGCGACGAAGGGGATGACGTTGCGGACGCTGTTAAGCCAGCTCATGCGGAAACCTTTCGAGCGGACGCCAGGGCGTCGGCCAGAGACGTGATATAGGCGGTGACGGGCGCAGGCGCATCCGCGCCGTATTGGGCCACCAGATCGACGATCGCGGAGCCGACGACGACGCCGTCGGCGACGCGCGCGACCGCCGCCGCCTGATCGGGGGTGCGGATGCCGAAGCCGACCGCGACGGGCAGGTCGGTCTGACCCTTCAACCGCGCGACCGCGTCCTCGATCGAGGCCTGTGCCGCCTGTTGCAGCCCGGTGATCCCGGCGACCGAGACATAATAGAGGAACCCGCCGGCCCCCTCCAGCACCGCAGGCAGGCGCCGTGCGTCGGTGGTCGGCGTGGCGAGGCGGATGGGGGCGACGCAGTGCGCGCGCAGCGAGGACCCGAGCGCCTCGTCCTCCTCGGCCGGAATGTCGACGCAGATCACCCCGTCGACGCCGGCCGCGGCGCAGGCCTGACCGAACCAGTCGGACCCGCGGCGCAGCATCGGATTGGCATAGCCCATCAACACGAGCGGCACATGCGGGTGACGCGCGCGAAACTCGGTCGCGATGGCGAGGATATGCGCGGTGCGCGTGCCCGCGGCGAGGCTGCGGATGTTGGCGGCCTGGATCGCCGGGCCGTCGGCCATCGGATCGGTGAAGGGCATGCCGAGTTCGATGACGTCGGCACCGCCGGCCACCAGCGCGTCGAGGATCGCGGGCGTGGCGGCGGGCGTCGGATCGCCCGCGGTGACGAAGGCGACGAGCGCGGCGCGGTTCTCGGCAGCGGCCTTGGCGAAGGTGTCGGCCAGCCGGGTCATATCGCCACCCCGAGCGCGTCGGCGACGGTGAAGATATCCTTGTCGCCGCGACCGCACAGATTGGCGAGGATCACCTTTTCGCGCGGCATGCTGCGCGCCGCCTTGGCCACGGCAGCGATGGCGTGGGACGGCTCCAGCGCGGGGATGATGCCCTCTGTCCGGCAGAGAAGCTGGAAGGCGTCCAGCGCCTCCTTGTCGGTGATCGCGGTATAGTCGACGCGGCCGATATCCTTCAGCCAGGCATGTTCCGGACCAATGCCGGGATAATCGAGCCCCGCCGAGATCGAATGCGCCTCGGCGATCTGGCCGTCCTCGTCCTGCAAC encodes the following:
- a CDS encoding bifunctional folylpolyglutamate synthase/dihydrofolate synthase yields the protein MADHARSTDPAVQEQLDRLWSLSPGADILGLDRITRLLSRLGDPHHHMPPVFHVAGTNGKGSTCAFLRSAIEAAGYSVHVYASPHLVRFNERIRLAGRLIEDEALAALLAEVLDHADGIGASFFEVTTAAAFLAFARTPAAATIVEVGLGGRLDATNVIPAPAVCGIAALGLDHQAFLGDSLEQIAAEKAGIAKAGVPLVTMDYPAPIRRIVADVATSVGAPVAARRRAWTSQSARTTVRYTEPGFSLVANRPRLAGPHQSRNYALALAMLRHQGALNIPEAAMRAAADWAHWPARMQRLEHGPLTARLPLGSACWLDGAHNPSAALPVARALRQRREGRPTALVIGMLANKDAGPVLATLGGEVQHVVAIPVPDHDHHPPADLVAQAQMLGLSAETAPNPAIALDRIAIHFGTPVTTLIAGSLYLAGEVLAANDQPPD
- the accD gene encoding acetyl-CoA carboxylase, carboxyltransferase subunit beta; this translates as MSWLNSVRNVIPFVAKRETPDNLWHKCKGCGQMIFTKELEDNLHVCPKCDHHERIGPKARFQHIFDEGSCNELPAPKVPEDPLKFRDTKRYTDRLKTARTGAQEADALVNARGTIDGHKAVVGVQDFAFMGGSMGLAVGEAFVRGVEAAIADACPYVIFTASGGARMQEGILSLMQMPRTTVAIQMLHDAGLPYIVVLTDPTSGGVMAAYAMLGDIQIAEPKATLAFTGRRVIENTIREKLPDDFQTSEYYLDHGLIDMVVHRRDLRQQLATVIGYLAPAARAA
- the trpA gene encoding tryptophan synthase subunit alpha, giving the protein MTRLADTFAKAAAENRAALVAFVTAGDPTPAATPAILDALVAGGADVIELGMPFTDPMADGPAIQAANIRSLAAGTRTAHILAIATEFRARHPHVPLVLMGYANPMLRRGSDWFGQACAAAGVDGVICVDIPAEEDEALGSSLRAHCVAPIRLATPTTDARRLPAVLEGAGGFLYYVSVAGITGLQQAAQASIEDAVARLKGQTDLPVAVGFGIRTPDQAAAVARVADGVVVGSAIVDLVAQYGADAPAPVTAYITSLADALASARKVSA